One stretch of Aquimarina sp. Aq107 DNA includes these proteins:
- a CDS encoding DUF5606 domain-containing protein: MSLDKILSISGKPGLYELKAQTRSGFVAESLADGKKLSVSIQNNVSILSEIAIYTFTEEVPLREIFKRIQEKENGEKAISHKESKNKLEAYFSEVLPDYDEDRVYVSDMKKVIQWYNILQAKGITDFEEPEEVTSDEEE; encoded by the coding sequence ATGAGCTTAGACAAAATATTATCAATTTCTGGAAAACCAGGTTTATATGAATTAAAGGCGCAGACCAGAAGTGGTTTTGTGGCTGAATCATTAGCGGATGGAAAAAAACTTTCTGTTAGTATTCAAAATAACGTTAGTATTCTTAGTGAAATTGCAATCTATACTTTTACAGAAGAAGTTCCTTTAAGAGAAATTTTTAAAAGAATCCAGGAAAAAGAGAATGGAGAAAAAGCAATTAGTCACAAAGAGTCTAAGAATAAGTTAGAAGCTTATTTTAGCGAAGTATTACCTGATTATGATGAAGACAGAGTATATGTAAGTGATATGAAAAAAGTGATACAGTGGTATAATATTTTACAAGCTAAAGGAATTACTGATTTTGAAGAGCCAGAAGAAGTAACTTCTGATGAAGAAGAATAA
- the def gene encoding peptide deformylase, with the protein MILPIVAYGDPVLKKKAKEISKDYPKFSELLENMFETMYNAHGVGLAAPQIGLPIRLFLVDAEPFADDEELSEEERKTLTGFKKVFINAEIIEETGDEWAFTEGCLSIPEVREDVFRKETIKINYLDENFVQHTETYSGLAARVIQHEYDHIEGVLFTDKLSSLKKRLIKGKLTNISKGKISADYRMKFPLAKKGR; encoded by the coding sequence ATGATTTTACCCATTGTAGCGTACGGCGATCCAGTATTAAAGAAAAAAGCAAAGGAGATTTCTAAGGATTATCCTAAGTTTTCGGAATTGCTTGAAAACATGTTCGAAACGATGTACAATGCTCATGGAGTAGGTCTTGCGGCTCCGCAAATTGGACTTCCAATACGTTTATTTTTAGTAGATGCAGAACCTTTTGCGGATGATGAAGAACTTTCTGAAGAAGAGAGAAAAACATTAACAGGGTTCAAAAAAGTTTTTATAAATGCTGAAATTATAGAAGAAACTGGAGATGAATGGGCTTTTACAGAAGGATGTTTAAGCATTCCAGAGGTTAGAGAAGATGTCTTTAGAAAAGAAACGATCAAGATTAATTATTTAGATGAAAATTTTGTGCAACATACAGAAACATATAGTGGTCTAGCTGCTAGAGTGATCCAGCATGAGTATGATCATATTGAAGGAGTTTTGTTCACAGATAAATTATCAAGTCTTAAAAAACGTTTAATTAAAGGAAAACTTACTAATATATCTAAAGGAAAGATTAGTGCTGATTATAGAATGAAGTTCCCTTTAGCTAAAAAAGGACGTTAA
- the ruvX gene encoding Holliday junction resolvase RuvX: MARILAIDYGGKRCGIAVTDESKIIASGLTTVDTKDLLNWLQEYVSAEGVELFVVGEPKRLHGDPSESEKLIQPFLEKLSKMLPNIPVKRIDERFTSKMAFDTMIASGISKKKRRDKALVDQISATIILQDYLYNL, from the coding sequence ATGGCAAGGATTTTAGCAATAGATTATGGAGGAAAGCGATGTGGAATTGCTGTTACAGACGAGTCAAAGATTATAGCTTCTGGATTGACTACAGTAGATACTAAGGATTTATTGAATTGGTTGCAAGAATATGTTTCAGCAGAAGGTGTAGAGTTGTTTGTAGTAGGAGAACCCAAACGTTTGCACGGAGATCCTTCTGAAAGTGAGAAATTGATTCAACCATTTTTAGAGAAGTTGTCAAAAATGTTACCTAATATTCCTGTGAAAAGAATAGATGAGCGATTTACTTCTAAAATGGCTTTTGATACAATGATCGCAAGCGGAATATCCAAAAAGAAACGAAGAGATAAGGCATTGGTAGATCAAATTAGTGCAACTATCATCCTTCAGGATTACCTTTATAATTTGTAG
- a CDS encoding 2,3,4,5-tetrahydropyridine-2,6-dicarboxylate N-succinyltransferase — MNQLKETIEKAWDNRELLKESNTQDAIRKVVDLLDAGELRVAEPTKDGWQVNEWVKKGVVLYFPIQKMETLEAGIFEYHDKIPLKKGYKEKGIRVVPNAVARHGAYISPGTILMPSYVNIGAYVDEGTMVDTWATVGSCAQIGKNVHLSGGVGIGGVLEPLQAAPVIIEDNAFIGSRCIVVEGVRVETEAVLGANVVLTASTKIIDVTGDTPVERKGVVPARSVVIPGSYTKKFAAGEYNVPCALIIGKRKESTNKKTSLNDALREHDVAV; from the coding sequence ATGAACCAACTAAAGGAAACCATAGAAAAAGCTTGGGATAATAGAGAGCTTTTAAAAGAGTCAAACACTCAGGATGCTATAAGAAAAGTAGTCGACTTACTAGATGCTGGCGAACTTCGCGTAGCAGAACCAACAAAAGATGGGTGGCAAGTAAATGAATGGGTAAAAAAAGGGGTTGTGCTCTATTTTCCAATTCAAAAAATGGAAACACTTGAAGCTGGTATTTTTGAATACCACGATAAAATTCCATTAAAAAAAGGGTATAAAGAAAAAGGAATTAGAGTAGTTCCTAATGCTGTTGCACGTCATGGAGCTTATATTTCTCCAGGAACCATACTAATGCCTAGTTACGTAAATATTGGTGCTTATGTAGATGAAGGAACCATGGTAGATACTTGGGCAACAGTTGGTAGTTGTGCTCAGATTGGAAAAAATGTTCATCTAAGTGGTGGTGTTGGAATTGGTGGTGTTTTAGAACCACTTCAAGCAGCTCCTGTTATTATAGAAGACAATGCATTCATCGGATCTAGATGTATCGTAGTGGAAGGGGTACGTGTAGAAACTGAAGCTGTACTTGGTGCTAATGTGGTATTAACTGCATCTACTAAAATTATTGATGTTACTGGAGATACACCAGTAGAAAGAAAAGGAGTTGTACCTGCCAGATCGGTGGTTATACCTGGAAGTTATACTAAAAAGTTTGCCGCTGGAGAATATAATGTGCCTTGTGCCTTGATTATTGGTAAACGTAAAGAAAGTACTAATAAAAAGACTTCCCTAAATGATGCCTTGAGAGAGCATGATGTAGCTGTATAA
- a CDS encoding glycosyltransferase family 9 protein, whose translation MKILVIQQKMIGDVLTSTIICEALTKEYPNATIDYLVNSNTKPVTLENPFFNTIIEFKNEYRDSKKAFYSFLKEIKKAKYDLVIDAYGKLESNLISFFSKAPKKISFYKWYTKFIYSEVVYRKSDPITDASIAIENRLRLVYPEDRLTSNIIRPKIFLTKKEQEISKAYLTTNGISSDTPLIMISVVGSEIRKTLPFEYMAKVIDEIVTTTSANILFNYIPSQEEDAKTIYDLTTKNTQQHIHFNVFGKSLREFIAILSHCDVLIGNEGGAVNMAKALDKPTFTIFSPWIIKKDWNMFEDGITHDSVHLYDTKPELYGDKTPKEMKDHALELYKNLSSELIIPKLRTFLKNLNL comes from the coding sequence ATGAAAATATTAGTCATTCAGCAAAAAATGATCGGTGATGTACTCACAAGTACAATTATTTGTGAAGCACTAACTAAAGAATACCCAAATGCAACGATTGACTATTTAGTAAATTCTAATACAAAACCAGTAACTCTAGAAAACCCTTTTTTCAATACAATTATTGAATTTAAAAATGAATATCGCGATAGTAAAAAAGCATTTTATTCATTTCTAAAAGAAATCAAAAAGGCAAAATATGATTTGGTTATAGATGCATACGGAAAATTAGAAAGCAATCTTATTTCTTTCTTTTCGAAAGCTCCAAAAAAAATATCTTTTTATAAATGGTACACCAAATTTATTTATTCTGAAGTAGTTTATAGAAAATCAGATCCTATTACTGATGCTTCTATTGCAATAGAAAATCGACTTCGGTTGGTATATCCTGAAGATAGACTTACTTCCAACATAATTCGTCCTAAAATATTTTTGACAAAAAAAGAACAGGAAATTTCTAAAGCATATTTAACTACCAACGGAATTTCTTCGGATACACCGCTAATAATGATAAGTGTTGTAGGTAGCGAAATTAGGAAAACATTACCTTTCGAATACATGGCCAAAGTGATTGATGAAATTGTGACAACAACCTCAGCTAATATTCTTTTTAACTATATCCCTAGTCAAGAAGAAGATGCTAAAACTATTTATGATTTAACGACAAAAAACACACAACAACATATTCATTTTAATGTATTCGGAAAAAGTTTACGTGAATTTATAGCAATATTATCTCATTGCGATGTTTTAATTGGAAACGAAGGCGGAGCTGTAAATATGGCAAAAGCTCTAGACAAACCAACTTTTACTATTTTTTCGCCTTGGATTATTAAAAAAGACTGGAATATGTTTGAAGATGGTATTACACATGATTCTGTACATCTTTATGACACCAAGCCCGAATTATATGGAGATAAAACTCCAAAAGAAATGAAAGATCATGCATTAGAATTATATAAAAATCTTTCTTCAGAATTAATAATCCCAAAACTTAGAACGTTCCTTAAAAATTTAAATCTTTAG
- a CDS encoding glycosyltransferase family 2 protein: protein MQSPEITVVISTYNQPKWLSKVLFGYECQSIKNFQVIVADDGSTEDTKELVLKFSKRVSYPLKHIWHEDQGFRKTVILNKAITVADSDYLLFTDGDCIPRKDFVETHLRMRKLGCFLSGGYFKLPKDISELISEQHIKNQECFDAKWLISKGLKSSFKLNKLTADGWKECFLNFSTPTKATWDGMNVSGWKKDVLLVNGFDERMQYGGEDREIGERLFNLGIKAKQIRYSAICVHLYHERGYVHPEMITRNKAIRKVTKRDQVIRTPFGIEKD, encoded by the coding sequence ATGCAATCACCAGAAATAACAGTAGTCATAAGTACTTACAATCAACCAAAATGGTTGAGTAAAGTGCTGTTTGGATATGAATGCCAAAGTATAAAGAATTTTCAAGTAATTGTTGCGGATGATGGGTCAACAGAAGATACAAAGGAATTAGTTTTAAAGTTTTCTAAAAGAGTTAGTTATCCTTTAAAACATATTTGGCACGAAGATCAAGGATTTAGAAAAACAGTAATTTTAAATAAAGCTATTACAGTAGCAGATTCTGATTATCTATTATTTACGGATGGTGATTGTATTCCTAGAAAGGATTTTGTTGAAACTCACCTGCGGATGAGAAAACTCGGTTGTTTTTTGTCAGGAGGGTATTTTAAGTTGCCGAAAGATATTTCAGAATTAATTTCTGAACAGCATATAAAAAATCAAGAATGTTTTGATGCTAAATGGTTAATAAGTAAAGGGCTAAAATCTTCTTTTAAGCTAAATAAATTAACAGCTGATGGTTGGAAAGAATGTTTTCTTAATTTTAGTACACCAACTAAAGCCACTTGGGATGGTATGAATGTCTCTGGGTGGAAAAAAGATGTTTTATTGGTAAATGGTTTTGATGAGCGAATGCAATATGGAGGAGAAGATAGAGAGATAGGAGAACGGTTATTTAATCTAGGAATAAAGGCTAAACAGATACGTTATAGTGCGATTTGTGTGCATTTATATCACGAAAGAGGATATGTTCATCCAGAAATGATTACAAGGAATAAGGCTATAAGAAAAGTTACAAAACGAGATCAAGTGATTAGAACTCCTTTTGGAATTGAAAAGGACTAA
- a CDS encoding glycosyltransferase family 2 protein: MVKLSAVIITYNEEKKIERCLSSLMGVVDEIVIVDSFSTDRTEEICKQFDVKFIKQKFLGYIEQKNFAITQTSNDHIISLDGDEALSCELQNSLIKLKSNWIHDGYYMNRYNNFCGQWIKYSDWYPDKKLRAFIKGKGEWKGINPHDSFKLTAPKASSKLKGDILHWNYATYQEFNLKTDKFSTISAQSYYQLGKKAPIWKIILNPTWAFFKSYFLRFGFLDGFNGFVICVQTANITFLKYSKLRELIKQQKQ; this comes from the coding sequence ATGGTTAAACTCTCTGCTGTTATTATCACTTACAATGAAGAAAAAAAAATAGAGCGATGCCTCTCATCTTTAATGGGTGTGGTTGATGAAATTGTTATTGTCGATTCCTTTTCTACCGACAGAACAGAGGAAATCTGTAAACAGTTTGATGTAAAATTTATTAAACAAAAATTTTTAGGATATATAGAACAAAAAAACTTTGCTATCACTCAAACTTCTAATGATCACATTATATCATTAGATGGTGATGAGGCTTTATCTTGTGAACTTCAGAACTCTTTGATAAAATTAAAATCCAATTGGATTCACGATGGATACTATATGAATCGATATAATAATTTTTGTGGGCAATGGATAAAATACTCTGATTGGTATCCAGATAAAAAATTAAGAGCTTTTATAAAAGGAAAGGGAGAGTGGAAAGGTATAAATCCTCACGATTCTTTTAAACTGACAGCCCCTAAAGCTTCTTCAAAACTAAAAGGTGATATATTACATTGGAATTATGCGACCTACCAGGAATTTAATCTTAAAACAGATAAGTTCTCTACAATATCAGCACAATCTTACTATCAACTAGGAAAAAAAGCTCCTATTTGGAAAATTATTCTTAATCCAACTTGGGCTTTTTTTAAGTCTTATTTTCTAAGATTTGGATTTCTAGATGGATTTAATGGCTTTGTTATATGCGTACAAACTGCGAACATTACTTTTCTAAAATACTCTAAGCTAAGGGAATTAATTAAACAACAAAAACAATAA
- a CDS encoding TonB-dependent receptor, with translation MIKKIVYLLFLCTLGTIGQEQFTISGYIKDVSSGEKLLGVNIIIDNSIGTTTNDYGFYSINIEKGTHQIEISYLGYKTILKEIQITNNQKIDFDLTEELAQLDEIIISSNNTRKKIESTEMSVISLQGETIKKMPAILGEPDVLKSLQLLPGVSSVNEASSGFNVRGGSVDQNLILLDEATIYNASHLFGFFSVFNSDAIKNAKLYKGGIPAIYGGRLSSVLDIKQKEGNTKKFGGNIGIGLISAKALIEGPILKGDKEEASGSYMLAGRRSYIDLFSFLLEDFEDSSLFFYDFNLKANYDLNKNNRLFLSGYFGRDTFELDGLLGTTWGNTSGTLRWTSVINEKLFLQTSAIFSNYEYNLDNLRTGSEFRWKSSITNYNLKPKLSWYINNNNTLKTGVDMTYYQFKPGKISSLNGSSINGEEFSDKFGLENGVYVDLKQKLSDKLSVQYGLRWSSFFRLGSQEISQYDTGSPLTYNAEQDIYEENEVIGTTQYSSGENIKSFNGIEPRVSARYLLNDSNSFKLSYNRMYQYLHLISNTTYPTPLDVWSPSGPYIKPQYADQLALGYFTSFNEGKYDLSLETYYKKLNDVTDFIDGADLIFTEEIETQIAQGEGRAYGLEVQLNKNEGRLTGWLSYTLAKSETKVLGINNNEYYPSNSDQLHELNLVGFYKLNKRWDFGANFVFGSGRPVTYPTGRYEQNGLVVADYNNRNGNRLPAYHRLDISATLNPKKGKNGKWVFSLVNVYNRQNAASIYFNEVGEVGDQEIATGMTQATKLSFFGIVPSISYEFKF, from the coding sequence ATGATCAAAAAAATTGTATACCTGCTCTTTTTATGCACACTTGGAACAATTGGACAAGAACAATTTACCATAAGTGGATATATAAAAGATGTTAGCTCTGGAGAGAAATTACTAGGAGTTAATATCATTATTGATAATTCTATAGGAACCACAACAAATGATTATGGTTTTTATTCCATAAACATAGAAAAAGGAACCCATCAAATAGAAATCAGTTATTTAGGATATAAAACTATTCTTAAAGAAATTCAAATTACAAATAATCAAAAAATAGATTTTGATCTAACAGAAGAGTTAGCTCAATTAGATGAAATCATCATTTCATCCAATAACACAAGAAAAAAAATCGAATCAACAGAAATGAGTGTTATTTCATTACAAGGAGAAACTATTAAGAAAATGCCAGCTATCCTTGGAGAACCTGATGTATTAAAATCATTACAACTATTACCAGGAGTATCCAGTGTAAACGAAGCCTCTTCTGGATTTAATGTAAGAGGAGGCTCTGTAGATCAAAATCTAATATTACTGGATGAAGCTACTATATATAACGCTTCACATTTATTTGGTTTCTTCTCTGTATTCAATTCTGACGCCATCAAAAATGCTAAATTATACAAAGGAGGAATTCCAGCTATATATGGTGGAAGATTATCTTCTGTACTGGATATAAAACAAAAAGAAGGAAATACTAAAAAATTTGGAGGGAACATCGGAATAGGTCTTATCTCAGCCAAAGCATTAATTGAAGGACCTATTCTAAAAGGTGATAAAGAAGAAGCTTCAGGTAGTTATATGTTAGCAGGTAGAAGATCATACATAGACCTATTTTCATTCCTTCTAGAGGATTTTGAAGATAGCTCTTTATTTTTCTATGATTTCAATCTAAAAGCGAACTATGACTTGAATAAAAACAATCGATTATTTCTTTCAGGATATTTCGGTAGAGACACATTTGAACTCGATGGATTATTAGGAACAACTTGGGGAAACACGTCTGGAACATTAAGATGGACAAGCGTTATCAACGAGAAATTATTTCTACAGACTTCCGCTATTTTTAGTAATTACGAATACAACTTAGATAATCTAAGAACAGGTTCCGAGTTTAGATGGAAATCCAGTATCACCAACTACAACCTAAAACCAAAACTGTCTTGGTACATTAATAATAACAACACACTTAAAACAGGAGTAGATATGACATATTATCAATTTAAACCTGGAAAAATATCATCTCTAAATGGATCCAGTATCAATGGAGAAGAATTTAGTGATAAGTTTGGTTTAGAAAACGGGGTTTATGTGGATCTAAAACAAAAATTATCAGATAAACTTAGTGTTCAATATGGACTAAGATGGTCCAGCTTTTTTCGACTAGGATCTCAAGAAATAAGTCAATATGATACAGGAAGCCCTTTAACCTACAATGCTGAACAAGATATTTATGAAGAAAATGAGGTCATAGGGACCACACAATATAGTTCTGGAGAAAACATAAAGTCTTTTAATGGAATAGAACCTAGAGTATCCGCAAGATATTTATTAAATGATTCTAATTCTTTTAAACTAAGTTATAATAGAATGTATCAGTATTTACATTTAATCTCCAACACTACCTATCCTACTCCTCTGGACGTATGGTCTCCAAGTGGGCCTTACATCAAACCACAATATGCTGATCAATTAGCGTTAGGATACTTTACATCATTCAATGAAGGAAAATATGACTTAAGTCTCGAAACATATTACAAGAAACTCAATGATGTTACTGATTTTATTGATGGAGCGGATCTAATATTTACTGAAGAGATAGAAACGCAAATTGCACAAGGAGAAGGAAGAGCATATGGATTAGAAGTACAACTAAATAAAAATGAAGGTAGATTAACTGGATGGTTAAGTTATACTCTTGCTAAATCAGAAACTAAAGTTCTCGGAATCAACAATAACGAATACTACCCATCCAACAGTGATCAATTACACGAATTAAATCTAGTTGGATTCTATAAACTAAATAAAAGATGGGATTTTGGAGCTAATTTTGTTTTTGGTTCAGGAAGACCAGTAACCTATCCTACAGGGCGATATGAACAAAATGGATTAGTAGTTGCCGATTACAATAATAGAAATGGAAATCGTTTGCCTGCTTACCACAGATTAGACATATCGGCAACATTAAACCCTAAAAAAGGTAAAAACGGCAAATGGGTGTTCAGTCTTGTAAACGTGTATAACAGACAAAACGCAGCTTCTATCTACTTTAATGAAGTTGGAGAAGTTGGAGATCAGGAAATAGCTACGGGAATGACCCAAGCAACCAAACTATCATTCTTTGGTATTGTACCTAGTATATCTTATGAGTTCAAATTCTAA